DNA sequence from the Trichocoleus desertorum ATA4-8-CV12 genome:
GGAAGCGCTAGAAAAACTCAAGCTCAATGACGCGGCGCTTTATTATGAGCCAGAAACCTCTAGTGCGATGGGCTTTGGGTTTCGTTGTGGCTTCCTCGGCTTGTTGCATATGGAAATCGTGCAAGAGCGCTTGGAACGGGAATACAACCTGAACTTGATTATTACGGCTCCCTCGGTGATCTACCGAGTCACGACCATTAAAGGTGAAGTGACTTTAGTGGATAATCCCAGCCGTTTACCGGGTCCGCAAGAGCGCGAAAAAATTGAGGAGCCTTACGTCCAAGTAGATATGATTACGCCGGAAGAGTACGTGGGTACCCTGATGGAGTTGAGTCAGACGCGACGCGGGGTATTCAAAGATATGAAATACCTGACTAAAGGCCGTACAACGCTGATTTATGAATTGCCTTTGGCCGAGGTGGTGACCGACTTCTTTGATCAGATGAAGTCGCGATCGCGCGGTTATGCCAGCATGGAATACCACCTAATTGAATATCAAGAAAATCCGCTGGTGCGCCTAGACATCATGATTAACGGCGATCCAGTAGACTCATTAGCCACGATTGTCCACCGTGACAAAGCTTATGGAGTTGGGCGGGTGTTGGTAGAAAAGCTTAAAGAGCTGATCCCTCGCCATCAGTTCAAGATTCCTTTACAGGCGGCCATTGGTTCAAAAGTCATTGCGAGTGAAAGCATCCCTGCATTACGCAAGGACGTATTGGCTAAATGCTACGGCGGTGACATTAGCCGGAAGAAGAAACTCCTGCAAAAGCAAGCCAAGGGTAAAAAGCGCATGAAGGCTATCGGTACTGTAGATGTACCCCAAGAAGCGTTTATGGCTGTCCTGCGCCTCGACCAGCCCTAACTCGGCTTGCTCTCTTGCTAACTGCTCTCTTGCTAAGTTGAGGAGCTTAAAACCAACTCAAGGCTTGTCGCGCTCTGGCTCAAAAGTACCCTGTGGGAAAACTGGCAAGCTAGAGCGCCTCTTTTTGTGCAGCCAGTCATAGCTCAAGATGCCAGTAACAGCGATCGCGAACTTTGATTAGGATTAACTAGTATTAATTGGTATCAAAACTAGCTAGTGGTTGATTTGGTTCGGTGAGGTTAACTTATCTTGAGCTTAGCCTGAAGTTAGAACTAGATTTGCTTTCAACCCTGATTGTGTGAATGTAACTTTGCTGATTCAGTATTGTTGATTTTCACGATTTAGTATCAAACTTAGCTCAAAAGTTTTGAGTTGTTTCGTGCCTGATCGGGCTGACTGCTAGAACTATGAAAACAGCTGCGATCGCCCTCTGCCGTTAATTTCCAAGGTGCTAGGGTAATTCATTTAGTGAAAGTCAGTTTTAGCCTAGGCTAATTTTCATCATTGCAGCATTGCTATTAAGTTTTGGTGAATTCTACAGTTTTGGTTCTGACTTCGCCGAGAATTTCTGTTAATTTTCTAGACAAATCAGTGCAAATACGACGGAGTTAGACAAGACAAAAATCTCAGGTTACTTTAGAAGGCCGCTCTTACCCTAAAGACTGGCTAAACATTCTAGAAACCCTAAATCGTCCTTCATTGTCTGTTTTCCAGTTGACTCAAGATTGGGTTGTAATATAAGTCAGCTCTTTTCAAATATCTGTAGCTCTAGATTATGAGAATTTTAGTCACCGGTGGTGCTGGATTTATCGGTTCACATCTGATAGATCGATTGATGACGGAAGGACACGAAGTTCTTTGCATCGATAACTTCTATACCGGACATAAACGGAATCTGTTGAAATGGCTAAATCACCCTTATTTCGAGTTGATTCGCCATGACATCACCGAACCTATCTCCCTAGAAGTAGACCAGATCTATCACCTAGCCTGTCCAGCCTCGCCAGTGCACTATCAGTACAACCCAGTCAAAACCATCAAAACCAATGTGATGGGTACTCTGAATATGCTGGGTTTGGCTAAACGAGTCAAAGCGAGATTCTTCCTCGCTTCTACTTCGGAGGTCTATGGTGATCCAGAGCAGCATCCTCAAACTGAGGAATACCGGGGGAATGTCAACCCGATTGGTATTCGTAGCTGCTATGACGAAGGTAAGCGAGTCGCAGAAACTCTGGCTTTTGATTACCATCGCCAAAATGATGTTGAAATTCGCGTGGCTCGAATCTTCAATACCTACGGCCCCAGAATGCTGGAAAACGACGGTCGGGTTGTGAGCAATCTTGTCGTCCAAGCTTTGCGAGGCAATCCCCTAACTGTCTATGGAGATGGCTCTCAGACCCGAAGCTTTTGCTACGTCTCAGATTTAGTGGATGGGTTTATTCGTTTAATGAACGGTGAGCATACTGGTCCCGTTAATTTGGGGAACCCTGATGAGTACACCATCTTGCAGTTGGCTCAGGCCGTGCAACAAATGGTGGCTCCAGATGTCGCGATTCGGTATGAACCATTACCTCAGGACGATCCTCGTCGTCGTAAGCCTGATATCACTAAAGCTAAAACTTGGCTGGGATGGCAGCCTACCGTTCCCTTGCAGGATGGCTTGCGGTTAACTGTGGAAGATTTTCGGACTCGGATTACCAGTCCAAACCCGGATAGTAATCCGTCCGTCGATGATGTAACTGGTTCTCCTGCCATGTTGAAGACGTTCTAGAGCGTTCCCTGCCTCGTTCCGATTTCCTGACCTTTCATTTGCCCCTTTTCGAGGACTCACCCTATGCGCGTTTGTGTCATTGGTACTGGATACGTTGGCCTAGTAACTGGAGTCTGCTTGGCTCACATTGGACATGATGTGATCTGCGTTGACAACAACGAAGAGAAAGTCAAACTGATGCAGGCTGGTCAATCTCCCATTTTTGAACCAGGGCTGTCAGACTTGATGCAGTCTTCGATTCAGCGTGGAAAGATTCAATTCACCACTGACTTGGATGCGGGTGTTACCCACGGAGAAATCCTCTTCATTGCCGTGGGTACGCCACCGTTGCCTACTGGTGAAAGTGACACTCGCTATGTGGAAGCAGTGGCTCGTGGTATTGGTAGCCATCTCAACGGCGGTTATAAGGTGATTGTGAATAAGTCCACCGTACCCATCGGTTCAGGTGACTGGGTCAGAATGATCGTACTGGATGGCATTGCTGAGCGTCAGAAAGCTTTGGTGGGAGCTGGCGGTGCTGTGACTGAGGAAAGCCTCGGGGCTCAGTTTGATGTGGTCAGCAACCCTGAATTCTTGCGCGAAGGTTCGGCTGTGTACGATACCTTCAATCCCGATCGCATTGTCTTGGGCAGCAACAGCTCTAAGGCGATCGCGATGATGCAGGAGCTCTACACCCCCATTACAGAGCGTCAATTTGCTGAAGACAAGTCTTTGCCCCCAGTGCCAGTGGTTGCTACAGACATCAGCTCGGCAGAGATGGTGAAGTATGCCTCTAACGCTTTTCTAGCTACCAAAATTAGCTTTATCAACGAAGTTGCAAATATTTGCGATCGCGTTGGTGCAGATGTGGTGCAAGTGGCGAAAGGCATTGGTCTGGACTCCCGGATTGGTAGCAAGTTCTTGCAAGCTGGGATTGGCTGGGGTGGTTCCTGCTTCCCCAAAGATGTCTCAGCGCTGATTCATACTGCTGATGACTATGGCTACGAAGCTCACTTGCTCAAGGCTGCGGTTAGCGTCAACCAGCGCCAACGCTTGATTGCCCTGGAAAAATTGCAACAAGTGCTCAAAATTTTGAAGGGCAAAACGGTTGGTTTGTTGGGTCTGACATTCAAGCCCGATACCGACGATATGCGGGATGCGCCTGCTCTAGACTTGATTGAGCACCTAACTCGCTTGGGTACCAAAGTGAAGGCTTACGACCCGATTGTTTCCCAAACTGGTTTGCGTCATGGTCTGTCTAACGTGCTAGTGGAGACTGATCCTGAGCGCTTGGCAGATGGTTGTGATGCGTTGGTGTTGGTGACCGACTGGCAACAGTTCCGCACGCTCGACTATGCCAAGATGGCGAAGTTGATGAACAACCCAGTCATGATTGACGGTCGTAACTTCTTAGAAGAAGAAATCTTGGAGCGGGCTGGTTTCCGCTACCTGGGCGTGGGTAGATAGACTCGCAAAGGAAGCTGGGTCTGATTTAGACTGACGAATTCTCAGAAATTGACAACGCTCTAGGATTTGCACCCTTTCCACTGATTTCCACAGGGAGGGGTGCATTTTTTATGGATTTTTGTGAGGCGATCGCTAGCAGTCAAACTCTAAAACTTAAGTTTGGCTTAAAGCAGGGGCTTGGCTTGAGCGTAAGCAGCCAAATCTAGACAGGCTAAGCGATCATAAGCTTGAGCAATGGCGCGATCGCCTCGCAAAAAACCCGTGTTGGCTCCCGGACAGATAAAATTGAGGGTTTGGGGCGTAAATTGCTCCAGCAGTTGTTGAATGCTCCGCAATTGACGGGGCCAATGGAAAGTTTTGGCAATCCGTAACGGGACAGGTTCCCCTTGAGCGCTAGGAATTAAGTGCCGCCCAGAGAACAGCACCCCACCATAGGCTGGATGGTAAAAGCAGGCAGAGCCGGGAGAGTGGCCCGGTGTCCAAAGAGCTTGAGCCTCTGAATAAAACGTAAAAGTTTCATGAAACTGAGTTGGATTTAAGCCTGGCAGCAAATAGGCTTCTTGTTCTTGAACTACAATTTCGCATCCCAAAGCAGCCTGGATTTCGCTCGCATGCTTGCTGATGCCACCTCGATGCGTGATAAACAGCCAGCGGACGCCACCTTGAGCTTGTAAGAACAATAAATTGGCTTCATTCCAAGCGGGGCAATCGATCAGGATATTGGCATCATTTCCTACAATAAAATAAGCAGTACCGCCCAAAGTATCTCGGTTGGGGGGGAAGGCATACAGGGTGTAAGGAGGCTGTCCATCCAAGACAACCCGAGGCTGCTTCGATAGGGAGCTTTGTGGCTCTGGCATAGTCGTGGTTGAGCTTTTGTGGTAGTTCTTGTAAATTTTGCAGTTCTTGTAAATTGAGAATACGCTGACAACAGGTCGCGAGACATGTCTACCAGGCTGGTGATAATGTTGCTAACTGGTCGTGGAACTGTTCAAGACATCTCTAAAGACCAATTGAGATTAATAGCATGACTTTTTGGTTGCTCTCACTCGTATTCTTGCTTGGCTTCATCACCTACTTGGTTGTGCAGCGCAATGTCGCTAGCATTACCCGGACACCCGTCTGGATTTTGTGGCTAGTGATGATGACTCCTGCTCTGATTTGGAGCACCTGGACACTGGTTTACGGTGAGAATAATCCGCCACCGCCAATTTTAGTGATCGGGCCTTTTGTCACTTGTACCCTCTTGTATTGGTTGCTCATTCGCCTAGGGCGCATTCCTAATTCATCTTCTAGCAATGCCTCTGAGACGACTAGCCAACCTGGATTGGGGGAAACAAAGCATTCCTTAGTGGCTGACAAAACAGTTGTTGAAACCCAAACAGTGGTCAAGCCGATCAATAAAGAGGAAGAAGCAAGTTTGCAAAGCTGCTTTCCTTGGTCAGTCTACTATGTTCAGAACATTGAGTACCGTCCTCAAGCAGTGATTTGTCGTGGTCAGTTGCGCACCACACCCGACGCAGCTTATCAGACGATTCGGGACAATATTGAAGCTCAATTTGGCGATCGCTTCTTGGTGATGCTGCAAGAAGGAGCAAACGGCAAGCCCTTCTTTGCTCTAGTGCCAAATCCCCAAAGTCAGCAAGCCGATCAATCTAAGCAAGAGCCTTTAATTCGACCTGGATTGGCGTTGGGGTTACTGGTCGCTACTCTGTTCACGACCACCCTAGCGGGAATTGAAATTGCTGGAGTTTCTGTAACTTCGCTCTCCCAATTGTTTGCAGAACCGCAATTATTTGCGGCAGGGTTGCCCTACGCCTTGGCTTTACTGACAATTTTGGGGATTCATGAGTCGGGCCATTATTTGACCGCTCGCTTCTATAAAGTGCGGGCGACGCTACCCTATTTCATTCCAATTCCCTTCTTCTTGGGCACGTTTGGCGCGTTCATTCAAATTCGATCGCCCATTCCCAATCGCAAAGCCTTGTTTGATTTGGGCATTTCTGGTCCTATGACTGGGTTGATTATCACCCTGCCTATCTTGATTTGGGGACTGATGCACTCTACAACTGTGCCTGCAACGGAGCAACTTGGCCTCAACTTTAATGCGTTGAATCCTAGTACCTCATTTTTGCTCGCACTTTTAAGCAAATTGGCTTTGGGTGCTGCCTTAACTTCTGAAACTGCTATTAAGCTGCATCCTGTAGCGATCGCAGGCTGCTTGGGCTTAATTGTGACAGCGCTTAACTTAATGCCTGTGGGACAGCTTGATGGCGGTCATGTGGTGC
Encoded proteins:
- a CDS encoding UDP-glucose/GDP-mannose dehydrogenase family protein; the protein is MRVCVIGTGYVGLVTGVCLAHIGHDVICVDNNEEKVKLMQAGQSPIFEPGLSDLMQSSIQRGKIQFTTDLDAGVTHGEILFIAVGTPPLPTGESDTRYVEAVARGIGSHLNGGYKVIVNKSTVPIGSGDWVRMIVLDGIAERQKALVGAGGAVTEESLGAQFDVVSNPEFLREGSAVYDTFNPDRIVLGSNSSKAIAMMQELYTPITERQFAEDKSLPPVPVVATDISSAEMVKYASNAFLATKISFINEVANICDRVGADVVQVAKGIGLDSRIGSKFLQAGIGWGGSCFPKDVSALIHTADDYGYEAHLLKAAVSVNQRQRLIALEKLQQVLKILKGKTVGLLGLTFKPDTDDMRDAPALDLIEHLTRLGTKVKAYDPIVSQTGLRHGLSNVLVETDPERLADGCDALVLVTDWQQFRTLDYAKMAKLMNNPVMIDGRNFLEEEILERAGFRYLGVGR
- a CDS encoding SDR family oxidoreductase; amino-acid sequence: MRILVTGGAGFIGSHLIDRLMTEGHEVLCIDNFYTGHKRNLLKWLNHPYFELIRHDITEPISLEVDQIYHLACPASPVHYQYNPVKTIKTNVMGTLNMLGLAKRVKARFFLASTSEVYGDPEQHPQTEEYRGNVNPIGIRSCYDEGKRVAETLAFDYHRQNDVEIRVARIFNTYGPRMLENDGRVVSNLVVQALRGNPLTVYGDGSQTRSFCYVSDLVDGFIRLMNGEHTGPVNLGNPDEYTILQLAQAVQQMVAPDVAIRYEPLPQDDPRRRKPDITKAKTWLGWQPTVPLQDGLRLTVEDFRTRITSPNPDSNPSVDDVTGSPAMLKTF
- a CDS encoding MBL fold metallo-hydrolase, whose translation is MDGQPPYTLYAFPPNRDTLGGTAYFIVGNDANILIDCPAWNEANLLFLQAQGGVRWLFITHRGGISKHASEIQAALGCEIVVQEQEAYLLPGLNPTQFHETFTFYSEAQALWTPGHSPGSACFYHPAYGGVLFSGRHLIPSAQGEPVPLRIAKTFHWPRQLRSIQQLLEQFTPQTLNFICPGANTGFLRGDRAIAQAYDRLACLDLAAYAQAKPLL
- a CDS encoding site-2 protease family protein, whose protein sequence is MTFWLLSLVFLLGFITYLVVQRNVASITRTPVWILWLVMMTPALIWSTWTLVYGENNPPPPILVIGPFVTCTLLYWLLIRLGRIPNSSSSNASETTSQPGLGETKHSLVADKTVVETQTVVKPINKEEEASLQSCFPWSVYYVQNIEYRPQAVICRGQLRTTPDAAYQTIRDNIEAQFGDRFLVMLQEGANGKPFFALVPNPQSQQADQSKQEPLIRPGLALGLLVATLFTTTLAGIEIAGVSVTSLSQLFAEPQLFAAGLPYALALLTILGIHESGHYLTARFYKVRATLPYFIPIPFFLGTFGAFIQIRSPIPNRKALFDLGISGPMTGLIITLPILIWGLMHSTTVPATEQLGLNFNALNPSTSFLLALLSKLALGAALTSETAIKLHPVAIAGCLGLIVTALNLMPVGQLDGGHVVHAMFGQRTGALIGQVTRLLVLGLSLVQPDFFLWAVLLFFMPVVDGPALNDVSELDNRRDLLGLFTLGLLLIIILPAPRIVTQILGF